A genome region from Oryctolagus cuniculus chromosome 20, mOryCun1.1, whole genome shotgun sequence includes the following:
- the RDH12 gene encoding retinol dehydrogenase 12, whose product MLVVLGLLTCFLSVLYVTAPSIRKFFAGGVCQTNIQLPGKVVVITGANTGIGKETARELARRGARVYIACRDILKGESAASEIRADTKNSQVLVRKLDLSDTKSIRAFAEGFLAEEKQLHILINNAGVMLCPQSKTADGFETHLGVNHLGHFLLTYLLLERLKESAPARVVNLASVAHYVGKIRFHDLQGEKYYCSSFAYCQSKLANVLFTRELAKRLQGTGVTTYAVHPGIVSSELVRHSFLLCLLWRLFSVFVKSAREGAQTSLHCALAEGLEPLSGKYFSDCKRTWVSPRARNNKTAQRLWNVSCELLGIQWE is encoded by the exons ATGTTGGTTGTCTTGGGACTGCTCACCTGCTTCCTTTCTGTTTTGTACGTGACAGCTCCGTCCATCAG GAAGTTCTTTGCCGGTGGAGTCTGCCAAACAAACATACAGCTTCCCGGGAAGGTGGTGGTGATCACTGGCGCTAACACAGGCATCGGCAAGGAGACAGCCAGGGAGCTCGCTCGCCGAG GAGCTCGAGTGTACATCGCCTGTCGAGACATACTGAAGGGGGAGTCTGCTGCCAGTGAAATCCGAGCGGATACCAAGAACTCCCAGGTGCTGGTGCGGAAATTGGACCTCTCTGACACCAAATCCATCAGAGCCTTTGCTGAGGGCTTCTTGGCAG AGGAAAAGCAGCTCCATATTCTAATCAACAATGCGGGGGTGATGCTGTGTCCGCAGTCCAAGACGGCCGATGGCTTCGAAACCCACCTGGGCGTCAACCACCTGG GCCACTTCCTTCTCACATACCTGCTCCTGGAGCGGCTGAAGGAGTCTGCTCCCGCACGGGTGGTGAACCTGGCATCGGTGGCCCACTATGTTGGCAAGATTCGATTCCATGACCTTCAGGGTGAGAAGTATTATTGCAGCAGTTTTGCCTATTGCCAAAGCAAGCTGGCCAATGTGCTTTTCACTCGTGAGCTGGCCAAGAGGCTCCAAG GCACGGGGGTCACCACGTACGCGGTGCACCCAGGCATCGTCAGCTCTGAGCTGGTGCGCCACTCCTTCCTGCTGTGCCTGCTCTGGCGGCTCTTCTCCGTCTTCGTCAAGTCGGCGCGGGAGGGGGCGCAGACCAGCCTGCACTGCGCCCTGGCTGAGGGCCTGGAGCCCCTGAGCGGCAAGTACTTCAG TGACTGCAAGAGGACCTGGGTGTCTCCGAGGGCTCGAAATAACAAAACAGCCCAGCGCCTGTGGAATGTCAGCTGCGAGCTCCTAGGGATCCAGTGGGAGTAG